A stretch of the Vigna radiata var. radiata cultivar VC1973A chromosome 9, Vradiata_ver6, whole genome shotgun sequence genome encodes the following:
- the LOC106773312 gene encoding TMV resistance protein N-like, whose amino-acid sequence MTIYFNVSCIHEKLDLQQYEGHNCYHRLRLLVVEKLREDPVEEKLTIEFRKAKIYRVTNSALSTVPLTTFLLYPNAVKSTHIQEPILSHCRVTIVVFTQTYSQSAWCLHQLQQIIDWHETYCRHVLPVYYEIQPSDVRFQKGDFGKALKATAQQTFSGQELEHGMSRWSHALTKAANLFGWDESNHRSDAELVDKIVKSVVNLPVLSATKFPVGLQSHVEDLIRTIKNKSTEVCIIEISGEEGSGKTTLAKAIYNQIHWKFKDKSFIENISHVSGTRGLLRLQEQLLLDVLKQEVEIPSVDVGKTMIRERLLGKRVLIVLDDVNYSNNLFDLRDCLKLLVEGTVIIVTSTYGIHISDQANSDFWVERMNEEESLELLSWHAFREPKPKEEYEDLARRVVSYCGGLPLALEVVGSTLFEKTKKEWNSSLFAIDGLLPDPEIIKLSIEGSLNEMEKDIFLDICCFFIGKSRAYVTKILNGCGVDADNGIRVLIERXLIKINKNNKLGMHPLLQEIGIRIIQKNSGKDLGKNRRLWFDKDTKYGTEAKQWLPVKQPSVFTPFESVQPTVNSEYLLKKLRWISSHGLSSERLPNNFYQHDVIAIDLKRSLLRFLWKTPQVMTSLKVLNLSHSKHLTTTPDFTGLPSLEHLILKYCSRLSKVHQSIGSLNSLILLNLKDCTSLNNLPTEIYELKSLRTFILSGCSKIHIMDKDIAKLGSLITLIAENTVVKEVPFSIVSSKSIGYISLRGFEGLSHNLFPSIIRSWMSPIMNPISYIHSFCMDTEDNTIDIAPLLSTLANIRSVLVVCDTEFQLSKQVKNFLVEYFSNITESGISKQHFRCSLIGVGAYHQLFNAVSDNISEVLSSSESCDVCLPAVNDPYCMAHMGEGHSVSFIVPEDGDMKGMILCVVYLSTPKIIKPEFTTVVIVNYTKCTFQIHNHGIAISFKDEDWHGIMSNLESGDNVEIFVNFGNGLMVKNTIVYLIWGEAENMEKASEPKKHSLIRFIKKVVM is encoded by the exons ATGACAATATATTTCAATGTTTCGTGCATTCATGAAAAACTGGATTTGCAGCAATATGAAGGGCATAATTGTTATCACAGACTAAGACTGCTGGTTGTTGAAAAGTTACGTGAAGATCCTGTAGAAGAAAAGTTAACCATTGAATTTCGTAA AGCCAAGATATATAGAGTAACCAATTCTGCCCTCTCTACTGTTCCTCTCACCACTTTCCTTCTTTACCCCAATGCAGTGAAGTCAACACACATCCAAGAACCTATTCTCAGCCACTGTCGTGTAACAATTGTTGTTTTCACCCAAACCTATTCTCAATCTGCTTGGTGTCTTCATCAGCTTCAACAAATCATCGACTGGCACGAAACTTATTGCCGACATGTTCTGCCTGTATATTATGAAATCCAGCCATCTGATGTACGTTTTCAGAAGGGTGACTTTGGAAAAGCCTTGAAGGCAACTGCTCAACAAACATTTTCAGGACAAGAACTTGAGCATGGAATGTCCAGGTGGAGCCATGCACTCACCAAAGCTGCAAATTTGTTTGGATGGGATGAGAGCAATCACAG GAGTGATGCTGAGTTAGTGGACAAAATTGTTAAGAGCGTTGTTAATTTACCAGTCTTGTCTGCTACTAAATTTCCAGTTGGATTGCAATCCCATGTGGAAGATCTGATTCGAACTATCAAAAATAAATCCACTGAAGTTTGTATAATAGAGATAAGTGGAGAAGAAGGATCTGGTAAAACCACTCTTGCCAAAGCCATCTACAATCAAATTCATTGGAAATTCAAGGACAAAAGtttcattgaaaatatttcaCATGTTAGCGGAACAAGAGGGCTTCTTCGTTTACAAGAACAACTTCTTTTAGATGTCCTAAAACAAGAGGTGGAGATTCCTAGCGTTGATGTGGGAAAAACTATGATTCGGGAAAGACTTTTAGGAAAAAGGGTTTTGATTGTACTTGACGATGTTAATTACTCTAATAATTTATTCGACCTAAGGGATTGTCTTAAATTATTAGTTGAAGGAACTGTTATAATAGTTACATCAACATATGGAATACATATAAGTGATCAAGCTAATTCTGACTTTTGGGTAGAGCGAATGAACGAAGAAGAGTCCCTTGAGCTTCTTAGTTGGCACGCATTTAGAGAACCAAAACCGAAAGAAGAATACGAAGACCTTGCAAGAAGAGTAGTTAGTTATTGTGGAGGATTACCTCTAGCTCTTGAAGTCGTTGGAAGTACTTTGTTTGAAAAGACCAAAAAAGAATGGAACAGTTCATTGTTTGCGATAGATGGCTTGCTTCCTGATCCAGAGATAATAAAACTAAGCATCGAAGGTTCACTGAATGAAATGGAAAAAGATATATTCCTTGATATATGTTGTTTCTTTATTGGTAAGAGCAGAGCCTATGTTACGAAGATCCTAAATGGCTGTGGAGTAGACGCTGATAATGGAATAAGAGTTCTCATCGAGCGTANCCTCATCAAAAttaacaagaacaacaaattagGAATGCATCCTTTGCTACAAGAGATCGGAATAAGAATTATTCAGAAAAATTCAGGAAAGGATCTTGGGAAGAACAGGCGACTGTGGTTTGATAAGGATACGAAATAT GGGACAGAAGCCAAGCAGTGGTTGCCTGTGAAACAGCCTTCAGTTTTCACTCCCTTCGAAAGTGTACAACCGACTGTAAATTCTGAGTACCTTCTTAAGAAACTAAGATGGATCAGTTCGCATGGACTTTCTTCAGAACGTCTACCTAACAACTTTTATCAGCATGATGTAATAGCTATTGATTTAAAACGCAGTCTTCTTCGATTTCTCTGGAAAACACCCCAG GTTATGACATCACTAAAAGTCCTTAACCTCAGTCACTCCAAGCATTTAACTACAACCCCTGACTTTACCGGATTACCAAGTCTTGAACATctcattttgaaatattgttcGAGATTGAGCAAAGTGCACCAATCTATTGGATCACTCAACAGTCTTATACTGCTAAATTTGAAAGACTGTACAAGTCTAAACAATCTTCCAACAGAGATATATGAGTTGAAATCTTTAAGAACCTTCATTCTCTCTGGTTGTTCCAAGATTCACATAATGGATAAAGATATAGCAAAGTTGGGATCCTTGATAACTCTAATTGCTGAAAATACAGTTGTGAAAGAAGTGCCTTTTTCAATTGTAAGCTCGAAAAGCATTGGATATATATCCCTACGTGGATTTGAGGGATTATCTCATAATCTTTTTCCTTCTATCATTCGGTCTTGGATGTCCCCAATAATGAATCCCATTTCTTATATTCATTCGTTTTGCATGGATACNGAGGATAATACGATTGATATTGCACCATTGCTTAGCACCCTTGCAAATATTCGAAGTGTTTTGGTAGTATGTGACACCGAATTTCAATTATCAAAGCAAGTTAAAAATTTTTTGGTTGAATATTTCTCGAATATTACAGAATCAGGAATTTCAAAGCAGCACTTCAGGTGTTCTTTGATTGGTGTTGGAGCATACCATCAGCTCTTCAATGCTGTCAGCGATAACATATCTGAG GTATTGTCAAGCAGTGAGTCTTGTGATGTTTGTCTCCCAGCTGTGAATGATCCATATTGTATGGCCCATATGGGTGAGGGACACtctgtttctttcattgtgCCTGAAGATGGTGATATGAAAGGAAtgattttgtgtgttgtttatttATCAACTCCTAAGATCATTAAACCTGAATTTACTACAGTCGTAATTGTTAATTACACAAAGTGTACATTCCAGATACACAACCATGGCATAGCAATTTCCTTTAAAGATGAAGATTGGCATGGCATAATGTCAAATTTAGAATCTGGAGACAATGTGGAGATTTTTGTGAATTTCGGTAATGGATTGATGGTCAAAAACACAATAGTATATCTGATATGGGGTGAAGCAGAGAACATGGAAAAAGCGTCTGAGCCAAAGAAACATTCTCTCATTAGATTCATAAAGAAAGTTGTAATGTAA
- the LOC106774080 gene encoding TMV resistance protein N-like isoform X2 has translation MECPGGAMHSPKLQISLDGMRAITVRLQSYVEDLIQTIKNKQSEVCIIGIGGEEGSGKTTIAKAIYNQIHWTFKEKSFIENISQVSGIRGHLRLLEQLLLDVLKQKVEIPSIDVGRTIIREKLSGKRMLIVLDDVSNFSLFDIWDFRKWSVEGTVIILTSTYIEPLRGGDSVFWVKRMNAEDSLELLSWHAFKEPKPKEEYKDLARSVVRYCAGLPLALEVVGSALFEKTKEEWNNLLFAIYGMRCVPKIIKISIEGSLNEMEKDIFLDICFFFVGKSRAYVRKILNGCGVDADIGIRVLIQRNLIKINKNNKFGMHHLLQNIGMKIIHENSGKDLGKNRRLWFDKDTKYGTEALQWLPVKLLTAIESLQPTAISYDLLNKIRWISSHGLSSEYLPNNIYEDDATAIDLKRSLLRFLWKTPQVLRALKVLNLSHYEHLTTTPDFTGLPSLEHLIFKYCSRLREVHRSIGSLNSLILLNLKDCTSLNYLPIEIYDLKSLRTFILSGCSKIDIMDKDIAKLESLITLIAENTAVKHVPFSIVISKSIGYISLRGFEGLSHNLFPSIIRSWMSPIMNPISYIHSFCMDTEDNTIDIAPLLSTLANIRSVLVACDTEFQLSKQVKNILVEYFANITESGISKQHFRYSLIGVGAYHQFFNAVSDNIYQVLSSSESGDVCLPAVNDPYCMAHMGEGHSVSFVVPEDGDLKGMIFCVVYLSTPKIIEPQFTTVVIVNYTKCTFHIHNHGTTISFKDGDWHGIMSNLECGDNVEIFVNFGNGLVVKNTTVYLIRGESENMEKASETKKHSLIRFIKKVVM, from the exons ATGGAATGTCCAGGTGGAGCCATGCACTCACCAAAGCTGCAAATTTCTTTGGATGGGATGAGAGCAATCACAG TTAGATTACAATCATACGTGGAAGATCTGATTCAAACTATCAAAAATAAACAATCGGAAGTTTGTATCATAGGAATAGGTGGAGAGGAAGGATCTGGTAAAACCACTATTGCCAAAGCGATCTACAATCAAATTCATTGGACATTCAAGGAGAAAAGtttcattgaaaatatttcaCAAGTTAGCGGAATAAGAGGGCATCTTCGTTTACTAGAACAACTTCTTTTAGATGTCCTAAAACAAAAGGTGGAGATTCCTAGCATTGATGTGGGAAGAACTATAATTCGGGAAAAGCTTTCTGGGAAAAGGATGCTCATTGTACTTGACGATGTTTCCAACTTTAGTTTATTCGACATATGGGATTTTCGTAAATGGTCCGTTGAAGGAACTGTTATAATCCTTACATCAACATATATAGAACCGCTGAGAGGAGGTGATTCTGTCTTTTGGGTAAAGCGAATGAACGCAGAGGACTCCCTTGAGCTTCTTAGTTGGCACGCATTTAAAgaaccaaaaccaaaagaagaataCAAAGACCTTGCAAGAAGTGTAGTTAGATATTGTGCAGGACTACCACTAGCTCTTGAAGTCGTTGGAAGTGCTTTATTTGAAAAGACCAAAGAAGAATGGAACAATTTATTGTTTGCGATATATGGCATGCGTTGTGTtccaaagataataaaaataagcatcGAAGGTTCACTGAATGAAATGGAAAAAGATATATTCcttgatatatgttttttctttgttggtaaGAGCAGAGCCTATGTTAGGAAGATCCTAAATGGCTGTGGAGTAGACGCTGATATTGGAATAAGAGTTCTCATCCAGCGTAACCTCATCAAAAttaacaagaacaacaaatttgGAATGCATCATTTGCTACAAAACATcggaatgaaaattattcatgaaaattCAGGAAAGGATCTTGGGAAGAACAGACGACTGTGGTTTGATAAGGATACAAAATAT GGGACAGAAGCCCTGCAGTGGTTGCCTGTGAAACTGCTCACTGCCATCGAAAGTCTACAACCGACTGCAATTTCTTATGACcttcttaataaaataagatggaTCAGTTCGCATGGGCTTTCTTCAGAATATCTGCCTAACAACATTTATGAGGATGATGCAACAGCTATTGATTTAAAACGCAGTCTTCTTCGATTTCTCTGGAAAACACCCCAG GTTTTGAGAGCACTAAAAGTCCTTAACCTCAGTCACTACGAGCATTTAACTACAACCCCTGACTTTACCGGATTACCAAGTCTTGAACACCtcattttcaaatattgttCAAGATTGCGCGAAGTACACCGATCTATTGGATCACTCAACAGTCTTATACTCCTAAATTTGAAAGACTGTACAAGTCTAAACTATCTTCCAATAGAGATATATGACTTGAAATCATTAAGAACTTTCATTCTCTCTGGTTGTTCCAAGATTGACATAATGGATAAAGATATAGCAAAGTTGGAATCCTTGATAACTCTAATTGCTGAAAATACAGCTGTCAAACATGTGCCTTTTTCAATTGTAATCTCAAAAAGCATTGGATATATATCCCTACGTGGATTTGAAGGATTATCTCATAATCTTTTTCCATCTATCATTCGGTCTTGGATGTCTCCAATAATGAATCCCATCTCTTATATTCATTCGTTTTGCATGGATACTGAGGATAATACGATTGATATTGCACCGTTGCTTAGCACCCTTGCAAATATTCGAAGTGTTTTGGTAGCATGTGACACCGAATTTCAGTTATCTAAGcaagtgaaaaatattttggttgAATATTTTGCGAATATTACAGAATCAGGAATTTCAAAGCAGCACTTCAGGTATTCTTTGATTGGTGTTGGAGCATACCATCAATTCTTTAATGCTGTCAGCGATAACATATATCAG GTATTGTCAAGCAGTGAGTCTGGTGATGTTTGTCTCCCAGCTGTGAATGATCCTTATTGTATGGCCCATATGGGTGAGGGACACTCTGTTTCTTTCGTTGTGCCTGAAGATGGTGATTTGAAAGGAAtgattttttgtgttgtttatttatcAACTCCTAAGATCATTGAACCTCAATTTACTACTGTCGTAATTGTTAATTACACAAAGTGCACATTCCATATACACAACCATGGcacaacaatttcttttaaagatgGAGATTGGCATGGCATAATGTCAAATTTAGAATGTGGAGACAATGTGGAGATATTTGTGAACTTTGGTAATGGATTGGTGGTCAAGAACACAACGGTGTATCTGATACGGGGTGAATCAGAGAACATGGAAAAAGCGTCTGAGACAAAAAAACATTCTCTCATTAGATTCATAAAGAAAGTTGTAATGTGA
- the LOC106774080 gene encoding TMV resistance protein N-like isoform X3, whose protein sequence is MECPGGAMHSPKLQISLDGMRAITGIGGEEGSGKTTIAKAIYNQIHWTFKEKSFIENISQVSGIRGHLRLLEQLLLDVLKQKVEIPSIDVGRTIIREKLSGKRMLIVLDDVSNFSLFDIWDFRKWSVEGTVIILTSTYIEPLRGGDSVFWVKRMNAEDSLELLSWHAFKEPKPKEEYKDLARSVVRYCAGLPLALEVVGSALFEKTKEEWNNLLFAIYGMRCVPKIIKISIEGSLNEMEKDIFLDICFFFVGKSRAYVRKILNGCGVDADIGIRVLIQRNLIKINKNNKFGMHHLLQNIGMKIIHENSGKDLGKNRRLWFDKDTKYGTEALQWLPVKLLTAIESLQPTAISYDLLNKIRWISSHGLSSEYLPNNIYEDDATAIDLKRSLLRFLWKTPQVLRALKVLNLSHYEHLTTTPDFTGLPSLEHLIFKYCSRLREVHRSIGSLNSLILLNLKDCTSLNYLPIEIYDLKSLRTFILSGCSKIDIMDKDIAKLESLITLIAENTAVKHVPFSIVISKSIGYISLRGFEGLSHNLFPSIIRSWMSPIMNPISYIHSFCMDTEDNTIDIAPLLSTLANIRSVLVACDTEFQLSKQVKNILVEYFANITESGISKQHFRYSLIGVGAYHQFFNAVSDNIYQVLSSSESGDVCLPAVNDPYCMAHMGEGHSVSFVVPEDGDLKGMIFCVVYLSTPKIIEPQFTTVVIVNYTKCTFHIHNHGTTISFKDGDWHGIMSNLECGDNVEIFVNFGNGLVVKNTTVYLIRGESENMEKASETKKHSLIRFIKKVVM, encoded by the exons ATGGAATGTCCAGGTGGAGCCATGCACTCACCAAAGCTGCAAATTTCTTTGGATGGGATGAGAGCAATCACAG GAATAGGTGGAGAGGAAGGATCTGGTAAAACCACTATTGCCAAAGCGATCTACAATCAAATTCATTGGACATTCAAGGAGAAAAGtttcattgaaaatatttcaCAAGTTAGCGGAATAAGAGGGCATCTTCGTTTACTAGAACAACTTCTTTTAGATGTCCTAAAACAAAAGGTGGAGATTCCTAGCATTGATGTGGGAAGAACTATAATTCGGGAAAAGCTTTCTGGGAAAAGGATGCTCATTGTACTTGACGATGTTTCCAACTTTAGTTTATTCGACATATGGGATTTTCGTAAATGGTCCGTTGAAGGAACTGTTATAATCCTTACATCAACATATATAGAACCGCTGAGAGGAGGTGATTCTGTCTTTTGGGTAAAGCGAATGAACGCAGAGGACTCCCTTGAGCTTCTTAGTTGGCACGCATTTAAAgaaccaaaaccaaaagaagaataCAAAGACCTTGCAAGAAGTGTAGTTAGATATTGTGCAGGACTACCACTAGCTCTTGAAGTCGTTGGAAGTGCTTTATTTGAAAAGACCAAAGAAGAATGGAACAATTTATTGTTTGCGATATATGGCATGCGTTGTGTtccaaagataataaaaataagcatcGAAGGTTCACTGAATGAAATGGAAAAAGATATATTCcttgatatatgttttttctttgttggtaaGAGCAGAGCCTATGTTAGGAAGATCCTAAATGGCTGTGGAGTAGACGCTGATATTGGAATAAGAGTTCTCATCCAGCGTAACCTCATCAAAAttaacaagaacaacaaatttgGAATGCATCATTTGCTACAAAACATcggaatgaaaattattcatgaaaattCAGGAAAGGATCTTGGGAAGAACAGACGACTGTGGTTTGATAAGGATACAAAATAT GGGACAGAAGCCCTGCAGTGGTTGCCTGTGAAACTGCTCACTGCCATCGAAAGTCTACAACCGACTGCAATTTCTTATGACcttcttaataaaataagatggaTCAGTTCGCATGGGCTTTCTTCAGAATATCTGCCTAACAACATTTATGAGGATGATGCAACAGCTATTGATTTAAAACGCAGTCTTCTTCGATTTCTCTGGAAAACACCCCAG GTTTTGAGAGCACTAAAAGTCCTTAACCTCAGTCACTACGAGCATTTAACTACAACCCCTGACTTTACCGGATTACCAAGTCTTGAACACCtcattttcaaatattgttCAAGATTGCGCGAAGTACACCGATCTATTGGATCACTCAACAGTCTTATACTCCTAAATTTGAAAGACTGTACAAGTCTAAACTATCTTCCAATAGAGATATATGACTTGAAATCATTAAGAACTTTCATTCTCTCTGGTTGTTCCAAGATTGACATAATGGATAAAGATATAGCAAAGTTGGAATCCTTGATAACTCTAATTGCTGAAAATACAGCTGTCAAACATGTGCCTTTTTCAATTGTAATCTCAAAAAGCATTGGATATATATCCCTACGTGGATTTGAAGGATTATCTCATAATCTTTTTCCATCTATCATTCGGTCTTGGATGTCTCCAATAATGAATCCCATCTCTTATATTCATTCGTTTTGCATGGATACTGAGGATAATACGATTGATATTGCACCGTTGCTTAGCACCCTTGCAAATATTCGAAGTGTTTTGGTAGCATGTGACACCGAATTTCAGTTATCTAAGcaagtgaaaaatattttggttgAATATTTTGCGAATATTACAGAATCAGGAATTTCAAAGCAGCACTTCAGGTATTCTTTGATTGGTGTTGGAGCATACCATCAATTCTTTAATGCTGTCAGCGATAACATATATCAG GTATTGTCAAGCAGTGAGTCTGGTGATGTTTGTCTCCCAGCTGTGAATGATCCTTATTGTATGGCCCATATGGGTGAGGGACACTCTGTTTCTTTCGTTGTGCCTGAAGATGGTGATTTGAAAGGAAtgattttttgtgttgtttatttatcAACTCCTAAGATCATTGAACCTCAATTTACTACTGTCGTAATTGTTAATTACACAAAGTGCACATTCCATATACACAACCATGGcacaacaatttcttttaaagatgGAGATTGGCATGGCATAATGTCAAATTTAGAATGTGGAGACAATGTGGAGATATTTGTGAACTTTGGTAATGGATTGGTGGTCAAGAACACAACGGTGTATCTGATACGGGGTGAATCAGAGAACATGGAAAAAGCGTCTGAGACAAAAAAACATTCTCTCATTAGATTCATAAAGAAAGTTGTAATGTGA
- the LOC106774080 gene encoding TMV resistance protein N-like isoform X1 produces the protein MDIASSSYKLPWKYDVLINFTGEDIHRKFVSHLNSAFSTIGLTTFLHHPNAVKSTHIQQPILSNCRVAIVVFTQTYSQSAWCLHQLQQIIKWHETYCRHVLPVYYEIQPSDVRLQKGDFGKALKATAQQTFSGEELVHGMSRWSHALTKAANFFGWDESNHRSDAXLVEKIVKSVVNLPILSATKFPVRLQSYVEDLIQTIKNKQSEVCIIGIGGEEGSGKTTIAKAIYNQIHWTFKEKSFIENISQVSGIRGHLRLLEQLLLDVLKQKVEIPSIDVGRTIIREKLSGKRMLIVLDDVSNFSLFDIWDFRKWSVEGTVIILTSTYIEPLRGGDSVFWVKRMNAEDSLELLSWHAFKEPKPKEEYKDLARSVVRYCAGLPLALEVVGSALFEKTKEEWNNLLFAIYGMRCVPKIIKISIEGSLNEMEKDIFLDICFFFVGKSRAYVRKILNGCGVDADIGIRVLIQRNLIKINKNNKFGMHHLLQNIGMKIIHENSGKDLGKNRRLWFDKDTKYGTEALQWLPVKLLTAIESLQPTAISYDLLNKIRWISSHGLSSEYLPNNIYEDDATAIDLKRSLLRFLWKTPQVLRALKVLNLSHYEHLTTTPDFTGLPSLEHLIFKYCSRLREVHRSIGSLNSLILLNLKDCTSLNYLPIEIYDLKSLRTFILSGCSKIDIMDKDIAKLESLITLIAENTAVKHVPFSIVISKSIGYISLRGFEGLSHNLFPSIIRSWMSPIMNPISYIHSFCMDTEDNTIDIAPLLSTLANIRSVLVACDTEFQLSKQVKNILVEYFANITESGISKQHFRYSLIGVGAYHQFFNAVSDNIYQVLSSSESGDVCLPAVNDPYCMAHMGEGHSVSFVVPEDGDLKGMIFCVVYLSTPKIIEPQFTTVVIVNYTKCTFHIHNHGTTISFKDGDWHGIMSNLECGDNVEIFVNFGNGLVVKNTTVYLIRGESENMEKASETKKHSLIRFIKKVVM, from the exons ATGGATATCGCCTCCTCATCATACAAACTCCCATGGAAGTACGATGTGCTGATCAACTTCACTGGAGAAGACATCCACAGAAAATTTGTTTCTCATCTCAATTCTGCCTTCTCTACTATTGGTCTCACCACTTTCCTTCATCACCCCAATGCAGTGAAGTCTACTCACATCCAACAACCTATTCTCAGCAACTGTCGAGTAGCAATTGTTGTTTTCACCCAAACCTATTCTCAATCTGCTTGGTGTCTTCATCAACTTCAACAAATCATCAAATGGCACGAAACTTATTGCCGACATGTTCTTCCCGTATATTATGAAATCCAGCCATCTGATGTACGTCTTCAAAAGGGTGACTTTGGAAAAGCCTTGAAGGCAACTGCTCAACAAACATTTTCAGGAGAAGAATTGGTGCATGGAATGTCCAGGTGGAGCCATGCACTCACCAAAGCTGCAAATTTCTTTGGATGGGATGAGAGCAATCACAG GAGTGATGCTGANTTAGTGGAGAAAATTGTTAAGAGCGTTGTTAATTTACCAATCTTGTCTGCTACTAAATTTCCAGTTAGATTACAATCATACGTGGAAGATCTGATTCAAACTATCAAAAATAAACAATCGGAAGTTTGTATCATAGGAATAGGTGGAGAGGAAGGATCTGGTAAAACCACTATTGCCAAAGCGATCTACAATCAAATTCATTGGACATTCAAGGAGAAAAGtttcattgaaaatatttcaCAAGTTAGCGGAATAAGAGGGCATCTTCGTTTACTAGAACAACTTCTTTTAGATGTCCTAAAACAAAAGGTGGAGATTCCTAGCATTGATGTGGGAAGAACTATAATTCGGGAAAAGCTTTCTGGGAAAAGGATGCTCATTGTACTTGACGATGTTTCCAACTTTAGTTTATTCGACATATGGGATTTTCGTAAATGGTCCGTTGAAGGAACTGTTATAATCCTTACATCAACATATATAGAACCGCTGAGAGGAGGTGATTCTGTCTTTTGGGTAAAGCGAATGAACGCAGAGGACTCCCTTGAGCTTCTTAGTTGGCACGCATTTAAAgaaccaaaaccaaaagaagaataCAAAGACCTTGCAAGAAGTGTAGTTAGATATTGTGCAGGACTACCACTAGCTCTTGAAGTCGTTGGAAGTGCTTTATTTGAAAAGACCAAAGAAGAATGGAACAATTTATTGTTTGCGATATATGGCATGCGTTGTGTtccaaagataataaaaataagcatcGAAGGTTCACTGAATGAAATGGAAAAAGATATATTCcttgatatatgttttttctttgttggtaaGAGCAGAGCCTATGTTAGGAAGATCCTAAATGGCTGTGGAGTAGACGCTGATATTGGAATAAGAGTTCTCATCCAGCGTAACCTCATCAAAAttaacaagaacaacaaatttgGAATGCATCATTTGCTACAAAACATcggaatgaaaattattcatgaaaattCAGGAAAGGATCTTGGGAAGAACAGACGACTGTGGTTTGATAAGGATACAAAATAT GGGACAGAAGCCCTGCAGTGGTTGCCTGTGAAACTGCTCACTGCCATCGAAAGTCTACAACCGACTGCAATTTCTTATGACcttcttaataaaataagatggaTCAGTTCGCATGGGCTTTCTTCAGAATATCTGCCTAACAACATTTATGAGGATGATGCAACAGCTATTGATTTAAAACGCAGTCTTCTTCGATTTCTCTGGAAAACACCCCAG GTTTTGAGAGCACTAAAAGTCCTTAACCTCAGTCACTACGAGCATTTAACTACAACCCCTGACTTTACCGGATTACCAAGTCTTGAACACCtcattttcaaatattgttCAAGATTGCGCGAAGTACACCGATCTATTGGATCACTCAACAGTCTTATACTCCTAAATTTGAAAGACTGTACAAGTCTAAACTATCTTCCAATAGAGATATATGACTTGAAATCATTAAGAACTTTCATTCTCTCTGGTTGTTCCAAGATTGACATAATGGATAAAGATATAGCAAAGTTGGAATCCTTGATAACTCTAATTGCTGAAAATACAGCTGTCAAACATGTGCCTTTTTCAATTGTAATCTCAAAAAGCATTGGATATATATCCCTACGTGGATTTGAAGGATTATCTCATAATCTTTTTCCATCTATCATTCGGTCTTGGATGTCTCCAATAATGAATCCCATCTCTTATATTCATTCGTTTTGCATGGATACTGAGGATAATACGATTGATATTGCACCGTTGCTTAGCACCCTTGCAAATATTCGAAGTGTTTTGGTAGCATGTGACACCGAATTTCAGTTATCTAAGcaagtgaaaaatattttggttgAATATTTTGCGAATATTACAGAATCAGGAATTTCAAAGCAGCACTTCAGGTATTCTTTGATTGGTGTTGGAGCATACCATCAATTCTTTAATGCTGTCAGCGATAACATATATCAG GTATTGTCAAGCAGTGAGTCTGGTGATGTTTGTCTCCCAGCTGTGAATGATCCTTATTGTATGGCCCATATGGGTGAGGGACACTCTGTTTCTTTCGTTGTGCCTGAAGATGGTGATTTGAAAGGAAtgattttttgtgttgtttatttatcAACTCCTAAGATCATTGAACCTCAATTTACTACTGTCGTAATTGTTAATTACACAAAGTGCACATTCCATATACACAACCATGGcacaacaatttcttttaaagatgGAGATTGGCATGGCATAATGTCAAATTTAGAATGTGGAGACAATGTGGAGATATTTGTGAACTTTGGTAATGGATTGGTGGTCAAGAACACAACGGTGTATCTGATACGGGGTGAATCAGAGAACATGGAAAAAGCGTCTGAGACAAAAAAACATTCTCTCATTAGATTCATAAAGAAAGTTGTAATGTGA